GTTTATCCTGACATGGGCAACATTACAAACGCAACTGAGCATGTTGCGAAGGATATCCGCAGCGGCAAAGGCCATATTGCAGCTGCCCACTTAAAAGAGACGGTTCCAGGTGTATTCCGTGATATGCACTTTGGAGAAGGAAATGTAGATTTTAAACTGGTAACTGATTTATTAAAATCCCAGGGTGTTACCATGTATACAGCAGAATTTTGGTATGACGGAAAGGATAACTGGAAGGAAATTCTCCAGCAAACCCATGATTTTCTCCGTCCATACTTAAAATAAAAAGGAGGGAAACTTATGGCAAAATATTTAATGGGTATTGACAATGGCGGTACCATGACCAAAGCTGCTATCTTTGATACAGCTGGCAATGAAATTGCCACCGGCTCCCAGGATACCCCATTATTGGTTCCACAAGACGGTTTTTGCGAACGTGATATGAACGACCTGTGGAACGCCACTGTAAACGCAATTAAAACAGCAATTGCAAAAGCGAATATCGACACAAAAGATATTATCGCAATTGGGTGTACGGGCCATGGAAAAGGTTTATACCTTTGGGGTAAAGATGGAAAGCCTGCGTACAACGCAATTACATCCACCGACCGCCGCGCCCTTTCCTATGTAGACAAATGGAACGCGGACGGCACCGCTCTAAAAGCAAGGGAATATACCCTGCAAAACCTGAGGGAAACCCAAGGAGTTCCTTTGTTGGCTTGGTTGAAGGACAATCATCCAGAAGTCGTAGAAAATACCCAGTATATCTTTGAAGCAAAAGACTTTATCCGGTTTATGCTCACCGGCGTGGCAAATACCGAATACACCGATTCTTCCAGCACCAGCTTGATGAATTTAAAAACCATGACGTTCGACAAAGAGGTTTTAAAAATATTTGGGTTGGAAGATTGTTATGAAAAACTGCCGCCTTTGAAATATTCCTATGAATTATGTGGTACTGTGACTGAAGAAATCAGCAAACAGACCGGTTTAGCGGCTGGTACTCCAGTATGTGGAGGCATGTTCGATATTGACGCTTGTGCCATTGCGATGGATGTCAGTGATCCAGAAAAACTCTGCGCCATTACCGGGACATGGAGCATCAATGAATATATTTCTGAAACACCGATCCCACCGGAAGGTACCACTCAAAACTCCATCTTCTGTATTCCAGGGTATTACCTGATTGAAGAGAGCAGCCCAACTTCCGCCGGAAACCTGGAATGGTATATTAAAAACTTCCTCGGAAAAGAAAAAATGGAGGTTGGCGCCAGCGGTGGACGTTTATACGATTGGATTGACCAACAGGTGGACGCTATCAAACCGGAGGACAGCAATGTGATCTTCCTTCCATTCCTGTATGGGACTAATGATCCAAAATGCCAGTTATCCGCTTTTACTGGTTTAAATAATTTCCATACAACAGGGCATCTGCTCCGCGCGATTTATGAAGGGGTTACTTTCTCCCATATGTACCATATTGAAAAGTTGTTAGCTCTACGAGATACCCCAACTGCAATCCGTATGGCTGGCGGTGCAACAAAATCCGAAGTATGGCTGCAAATGTTCGCAGATGTCATTGGCTTGCCGATTGAAATGATCAAAACCAAGGAATTGGGCACTTTAGGGTGCGCAATGGCTGGAGCGGTTGCTTGTGGTTTACACAAAGATTATAAAGAAGCCGCGAAATCTATGGTTCAGGTGGGCCGTACGGTTCATCCAAATATGGAACGCCACAAAATCTATGCTGAAAAATTCGCCCGGTATAAAAAATTAATCAAACTGCTGAGTGAATTATATTAATGGAGGTAGAACGATGTTAGAAAAATTAAAACAAGAGGTATACGAAGCAAACATGATGTTGCCAGAATACGGCCTAGTTACTTTTACCTGGGGTAATGTATCCGCAATTGACCGTGAAACCAACCTTGTTGTTATCAAACCATCCGGTGTGGAATACAACAAATTAAAAGCTGTAGATATGGTAGTATTGGATTTAGACGGCAATGTTGTGGAAGGTGACTTGAACCCTTCTTCTGACACACCAACCCATTTGGAATTATATCGCCAGTTCAAAAACATCAAAGGGATTGTACACACTCATTCCCCTTGGGCTACCATTTGGGCACAGTCTGGCAAGTCCATCAACGCTTACGGTACCACCCACGCAGACTACTTCTATGGCCCAATTCCATGTACCCGTAAAATGACACCGGAAGAAATCCAAAGCGAATATGAATT
This is a stretch of genomic DNA from Clostridium facile. It encodes these proteins:
- the araD gene encoding L-ribulose-5-phosphate 4-epimerase, whose product is MLEKLKQEVYEANMMLPEYGLVTFTWGNVSAIDRETNLVVIKPSGVEYNKLKAVDMVVLDLDGNVVEGDLNPSSDTPTHLELYRQFKNIKGIVHTHSPWATIWAQSGKSINAYGTTHADYFYGPIPCTRKMTPEEIQSEYELNTGKVIVETFGGSNPDHMPGVLVNSHGPFTWGTDAKNAVHNAVVLEEIAKMAYYTESLGKTTPMQPELLDKHFLRKHGANAYYGQGKHNK
- a CDS encoding FGGY-family carbohydrate kinase; the protein is MAKYLMGIDNGGTMTKAAIFDTAGNEIATGSQDTPLLVPQDGFCERDMNDLWNATVNAIKTAIAKANIDTKDIIAIGCTGHGKGLYLWGKDGKPAYNAITSTDRRALSYVDKWNADGTALKAREYTLQNLRETQGVPLLAWLKDNHPEVVENTQYIFEAKDFIRFMLTGVANTEYTDSSSTSLMNLKTMTFDKEVLKIFGLEDCYEKLPPLKYSYELCGTVTEEISKQTGLAAGTPVCGGMFDIDACAIAMDVSDPEKLCAITGTWSINEYISETPIPPEGTTQNSIFCIPGYYLIEESSPTSAGNLEWYIKNFLGKEKMEVGASGGRLYDWIDQQVDAIKPEDSNVIFLPFLYGTNDPKCQLSAFTGLNNFHTTGHLLRAIYEGVTFSHMYHIEKLLALRDTPTAIRMAGGATKSEVWLQMFADVIGLPIEMIKTKELGTLGCAMAGAVACGLHKDYKEAAKSMVQVGRTVHPNMERHKIYAEKFARYKKLIKLLSELY